A single genomic interval of Arachis duranensis cultivar V14167 chromosome 7, aradu.V14167.gnm2.J7QH, whole genome shotgun sequence harbors:
- the LOC127740538 gene encoding uncharacterized protein LOC127740538 — protein sequence MLNDAFGVAGPDLNEDGDGDGDEDNIEDGDGDNAENEEHNGENVEFYKLLEDGNEQLYEGCTKYSKLSFLISLYHIKCLYRISDKAMTKILKLLKDAFGNAKISNTFYEAKKTINKLGLNYTKIPAYPNDCMLYWGEDEDLQECKRCKTSKWSDAKKKKPAKILQYFPLKPRLQRLFMCSKTAQSMQWHALAEKKDSKMRHPRDSEAWKTFDLLHDRFAEDLEMYVLVLQLMDSTPFGAMRTNYSVWPVVLIPYNRPPWECMKPTSLILSMIILGEKMPGNNIDVYLQPLIKELKELWYDGVQTLNRFRNEMFTLRAALMWTISDFPGLGNLSGWNVHSKYGCPTCNFSTNSYRLKHGGKLCFLGRRRFLERGHKFRLSRAKFNGKVELRDPPAVLTGSEILEQLEGINVSFGKELQESKGKRIRRKVVEEDDESGMWRKKSIFFDLPYWESNLLRHNLDVMHIEKNVCDNVLYTLLNEAGRSKDNLKARKDLKEMGIRKDLWPDENGRYHPSLFTMSNSMKDIFLCTIKNIRVSDGLSSNISRCVDLKQRKLSGLKSHDCHVLMQQLLPIAIRNVLPDKVTAVLIKLSSFFQQLCSKSLSLTELERL from the coding sequence ATGCTCAATGACGCGTTTGGAGTTGCTGGACCTGACTTGAATGAAGATGGAGATGGAGATGGAGATGAAGACAACATAGAAGATGGAGATGGAGACAATGCAGAAAATGAAGAGCACAATGGAGAAAATGTAGAATTTTACAAGTTGTTAGAAGATGGCAATGAACAATTGTATGAAGGGTGCACAAAGTATTCAAAATTGTCTTTTTTAATTAGTCTGTATCACATAAAGTGCTTATATAGAATAAGCGACAAAGCCATGACCAAAATTCTTAAGTTATTAAAAGATGCCTTTGGAAATGCAAAGATTTCAAATACATTCTATGAGGCCAAGAAAACCATAAATAAACTAGGGCTTAATTATACCAAGATACCTGCTTACCCTAATGACTGCATGTTATATTGGGGGGAGGATGAAGATTTGCAAGAATGCAAAAGATGCAAGACATCTAAATGGAGCGATgctaaaaagaagaaaccagCAAAGATCTTGCAATACTTTCCACTAAAACCGAGACTTCAACGATTATTCATGTGTTCTAAGACTGCTCAATCAATGCAATGGCATGCTTTGGCAGAAAAGAAAGATTCGAAGATGAGGCATCCGCGGGATTCTGAAGCTTGGAAGACATTTGATTTACTTCATGATAGGTTTGCCGAAGATCTCGAAATGTATGTCTTGGTCTTGCAGCTGATGGATTCAACCCCCTTTGGAGCTATGCGTACAAACTATAGCGTTTGGCCAGTGGTGCTTATTCCATACAATCGGCCTCCATGGGAGTGCATGAAGCCAACATCACTTATCTTGTCAATGATTATTCTTGGAGAGAAAATGCCGGGGAACAACATAGACGTATACTTACAACCTCTTATTAAAGAGTTAAAAGAGTTGTGGTATGATGGTGTTCAAACATTAAATAGGTTCAGGAATGAAATGTTTACATTGCGAGCAGCATTAATGTGGACAATTAGTGATTTTCCAGGCCTTGGTAACTTATCTGGGTGGAATGTACACAGTAAATATGGTTGTCCTACATGTAACTTCAGCactaattcatatagattaaagcATGGTGGAAAATTGTGTTTTTTGGGGCGTCGCCGTTTCTTAGAAAGGGGTCATAAGTTTAGGCTAAGTCGTGCAAAATTTAATGGAAAAGTTGAGTTGAGGGATCCCCCAGCAGTACTAACAGGatcagaaatattagaacaacTTGAAGGAATCAATGTTTCATTTGGGAAAGAACTACAGGAAAGTAAAGGTAAGAGGATTCGACGAAAAGTTgttgaagaagatgatgaatcgGGGATGTGGAGGAAGAAAAGCATATTTTTTGATCTTCCTTATTGGGAGTCTAACTTATTGCGCCATAATCTAGATGTTATGCACATTGAAAAGAATGTTTGCGACAATGTATTATACACTTTGCTCAATGAGGCTGGAAGGTCAAAGGATAATCTCAAAGCTCGTAAGGATCTTAAAGAAATGGGTATAAGGAAAGATTTATGGCCAGATGAAAATGGGAGATATCATCCATCTTTGTTCACAATGTCAAATTCCATGAAAGATATATTCTTGTGTACTATAAAGAATATTAGAGTATCAGATGGTCTCTCAAGTAATATTTCACGGTGTGTTGACCTGAAGCAAAGAAAGCTTTCTGGATTGAAGAGCCATGATTGCCACGTTCTTATGCAGCAACTATTACCCATTGCCATACGTAATGTGCTGCCAGATAAAGTTACTGCAGTGCTAATAAAGTTGTCTTCATTCTTTCAACAGTTGTGCTCTAAAAGCTTAAGTCTTACAGAACTTGAGAGGCTCTAA